In Zygosaccharomyces rouxii strain CBS732 chromosome D complete sequence, one DNA window encodes the following:
- the PFK2 gene encoding 6-phosphofructokinase subunit beta (highly similar to uniprot|P16862 Saccharomyces cerevisiae YMR205C PFK2 Beta subunit of heterooctameric phosphofructokinase involved in glycolysis indispensable for anaerobic growth activated by fructose-2 6-bisphosphate and AMP mutation inhibits glucose induction of cell cycle-related genes), whose protein sequence is MTVDIPLVNGTYSFTIKAYSEESFKKAIEFYKTFLLLEHRSDSATSALLFNGVVSLKIELQEDASKQREVDSVCEDLKANGSIKDWRGMVNESFVFKTGDILFSKQSLVDLKLPYQSYPNEVSPMQVYTIDPLGNVIGVTSTKNAVSTKPTHPSIPDHEGRTTALTSKVPSYGDLKSADSEPREKAVEASNVKAQKAIGIMTSGGDAPGMNACVRAVVRTAIHKGCRAYAIMEGYEGLVRGGPEYIKEFTWDDVRGWSSLGGTDIGTARCMEFKERKGRLKGAQHMIEAGIDALIVCGGDGSLTGADLYRSEWPSLVQELLETGVISQEQYDRYKHLNICGTVGSIDNDMSTTDATIGAYSALDRILKAIDYVEATANSHSRAFVVEVMGRNCGWLALLAGISTSADYILIPEKPSSSREWEEQMCGIVTKHRQRGKRTTIVIVAEGAITNDLEPITSKDVHKILSGKLGLDTRITTLGHVQRGGSPVAYDRILATLQGVEAVNAVLDSTPDTPSPLIAVNENKIVRKSLVDSVRLTKSVADAIQEKDFKKAMSLRDTEFIEHLNNFMAINSADHNEPELPSDKRLKIAIINVGAPAGGANSAVYSMATYCMSRGHKPYAIYNGWSGLCRHESVRSLDWASMLGWQSRGGSEIGTNRVTPEEADIGMVAYYFQKYQFDGLIIVGGFEAFASLNQLERARDSYAAFRIPMVLIPATLSNNVPGTEYSLGSDTSLNALVEYCDVIKQSASSTRGRVFVVECQGGNSGYLATSASLACGAQVSYVPEEGISLDQLTLDIETLDKQFEMSEGRNRFGKLILTSGNASKAFSAEALAKVMTSESNGMFEAKAAIPGHVQQGGLPSAIDRTRATRLSIKAVNFVEDQQDVMINARHDDDEFDVHDRKLSQTAAVLGVRGSHVLFTSVRKLWDTETEIKNRTPKIIHWQATRDIADRLVDRKRID, encoded by the coding sequence atGACTGTGGATATACCACTTGTTAATGGTACTTACTCCTTTACCATAAAGGCCTACTCAGAGGAGTCCTTCAAGAAGGCCATTGAATTTTATAAGACTTTTTTGCTTTTAGAGCATCGTTCCGACTCTGCCACTTCtgctcttcttttcaatggGGTGGTCTCTTTGAAGattgaattacaagaagATGCTTCCAAGCAGCGTGAAGTTGATAGTGTTtgtgaagatttgaaggCAAATGGTAGCATAAAGGATTGGAGAGGTATGGTCAATGAGTCCTTCGTCTTCAAGACGGGAGATATCCTTTTCTCAAAGCAATCTTTGgttgatttgaaattgcCTTACCAAAGCTATCCTAATGAAGTGTCTCCTATGCAGGTCTATACCATTGACCCTCTAGGAAACGTCATTGGTGTCACTTCTACCAAGAATGCCGTTAGTACTAAACCTACTCATCCAAGTATACCAGATCATGAAGGCCGTACTACCGCTTTGACATCTAAGGTTCCATCTTATGGTGACTTGAAAAGTGCAGATTCTGAACCTCGTGAGAAAGCTGTCGAGGCCAGTAATGTGAAAGCTCAAAAGGCTATTGGTATTATGACATCAGGTGGTGATGCTCCCGGTATGAATGCATGCGTAAGAGCTGTGGTACGTACAGCTATCCATAAGGGTTGCCGTGCTTATGCTATCATGGAAGGTTACGAGGGTTTGGTTCGTGGTGGACCAGAATATATCAAGGAATTCACCTGGGATGATGTGCGTGGTTGGAGTAGTCTTGGTGGTACCGATATTGGTACTGCTCGTTGTATGGAATTCAAAGAACGTAAGGGTAGATTGAAGGGTGCCCAACACATGATTGAAGCTGGTATCGATGCTTTGATCGTAtgtggtggtgatggttcTTTGACTGGTGCAGATTTGTACAGATCTGAATGGCCATCTCTTGTGCAGGAATTGCTTGAAACCGGTGTGATTTCTCAAGAGCAATATGATCGTTATAAACACTTGAACATCTGTGGTACTGTTGGTTCCATTGATAACGATATGTCTACTACTGACGCAACTATTGGTGCCTACTCTGCATTAGACAGAATCCTCAAGGCTATCGACTACGTGGAGGCTACCGCTAACTCTCACTCTAGAGCTTTCGTCGTCGAAGTTATGGGTAGAAACTGTGGTTGGTTAGCTCTACTGGCAGGTATTTCTACATCTGCAGACTATATTTTGATTCCAGAAAagccttcttcttctcgCGAATGGGAAGAACAGATGTGTGGCATTGTTACAAAACACAGACAAAGAGGTAAGAGAACTACCATTGTGATTGTAGCAGAAGGTGCTATCACTAATGATTTGGAACCAATTACATCTAAAGATGTGCACAAGATTTTAAGTGGTAAGCTAGGTTTAGACACCAGAATTACCACCTTGGGTCATGTGCAAAGAGGTGGTTCTCCAGTTGCTTACGACCGTATCTTGGCTACCTTACAAGGTGTGGAAGCAGTGAACGCCGTTTTAGATAGTACACCTGATACTCCATCTCCATTGATTGCcgttaatgaaaataagaTTGTTCGTAAGTCATTGGTGGATTCCGTCAGATTGACCAAATCTGTTGCAGATGCTATCCAGGAGAAGGACTTTAAGAAAGCCATGTCCTTGAGAGATACAGAATTTATTGAACATTTGAACAACTTTATGGCTATTAACTCTGCTGATCACAATGAACCAGAGTTGCCATCTGACAAGAGGTTAAAAATTGCCATTATTAACGTTGGTGCACCTGCAGGTGGTGCTAATTCTGCTGTGTACTCAATGGCTACTTATTGTATGTCTCGTGGTCACAAACCATATGCCATTTACAACGGTTGGTCTGGATTATGTAGACATGAGAGTGTTCGCTCCTTGGATTGGGCTTCGATGTTAGGATGGCAGAGCCGTGGTGGTTCTGAAATTGGTACCAATAGAGTCACCCCTGAAGAAGCTGATATCGGTATGGTTGCATACTATTTCCAGAAATACCAGTTTGATGGGTTAATCATCGTTGGTGGTTTCGAAGCATTTGCATcattgaatcaattggaaagagcTAGAGACAGTTACGCTGCCTTTAGAATTCCAATGGTTTTGATTCCAGCAACTCTATCAAACAATGTTCCAGGTACTGAGTATTCTTTGGGTAGTGATACTTCTTTGAATGCTTTGGTGGAATACTGTGATGTGATTAAACAATCTGCATCTTCCACTAGAGGTAGAGTGTTTGTCGTTGAATGCCAAGGTGGTAATTCTGGTTACTTAGCTACCAGTGCTTCTCTAGCATGTGGTGCACAAGTTTCTTATGTTCCTGAAGAAGGTATTTCGTTGGATCAATTAACCTTGGATattgaaactttggatAAACAATTTGAGATGTCTGAAGGTAGAAACagatttggtaaattgattttaacCAGTGGCAATGCATCAAAGGCCTTCTCTGCAGAAGCATTAGCAAAGGTTATGACTTCTGAATCTAATGGTATGTTTGAAGCTAAGGCAGCTATTCCTGGCCATGTTCAACAAGGTGGATTACCATCTGCAATTGACAGAACAAGAGCTACTAGATTATCCATCAAAGCTGTCAACTTCGTTGAAGATCAACAAGATGTTATGATCAATGCACgtcatgatgatgatgaatttgatgttCATGATAGAAAATTATCACAAACTGCAGCTGTTCTGGGTGTTAGAGGTAGTCATGTCTTGTTTACATCGGTTAGAAAGCTATGGGATACAGAGACTGAAATTAAAAATAGAACTCCAAAGATTATTCATTGGCAGGCAACCAGGGATATTGCAGACAGGTTAGTCGATAGGAAAAGAATCg